The Candida dubliniensis CD36 chromosome 5, complete sequence genome has a window encoding:
- a CDS encoding conserved hypothetical protein (appears to be a fusion of orf19.4281 and orf19.4282), which produces MGYKNSDNTNNKFSRKSMSPSFTGGKGRKTVGKKVKKTIPRKTVTWSSYNVNSDSNEDSDEDIENDSDDDDDDDEDEDEDDETEHHHLDGLYSLIGKKPQDSSSNDDDEDEKNNKNIFSSTSSDGDSDEAMFSSSDDDSDVDFVKLQAQQKAHALKVARARKGLKSKPKNESNDNAIASSSDSESEPLSDSDNEDDVASMKKLKPRKTSFLKYGRRRSDAVLPDINFKFEFDTGENEEVDADHQQTHIREPEEEDIGEEVDYSPEIPVDSTNVPSLEFEFDHHLIDVPKINEEELNSDEDYEIDDNELLATLQAENDADEFLPPIIKENDQPHRNDSLISSSIEEEEERNNGDDDDDDENDPFLKEEEKYLVNEFETNGFDENENEEEDEDDLHTFDSDFSTTNRIVNSFKGIGEDRSKPIVKYESSASGGSDYDEDDYIDLINFDVPLFDDKNGSIGNGTKSSHHKGDSDKSKKDKIKQRSNSNHNSDEDDDSYLWNYFFSSDNESSSEEADEKNNNPKPVIKNRKNKQNKKALSTKAITGADELFEQIENDNTFKSKTKPIHHGNSLYKAYSDSPMTIQELGAGLGVGSDDDDNYDSSESTDVDESLPKSSSNNSLVGSSKKATEVLSSKTADYRPPKLGSWVTVDCKPFGVIDGLSTRTLQLNKSQEPRSAVQSGASHSTSIVNSPNGAGLPTTSSMASSLATNSRKSIVVGPTNASSMISSDDSALGLDELLNVSELDNDDENDVKIWRDFNNNQNKKKIPLGAFRNKSVLYNNHIYQDNDNNHHLNHRHSNVDKKFNGSGHIKKQQPIRRQSQSKIERRRASIVEAVSQGYRPTKSGLFSETALADVEELFGDDRDLMELIQGL; this is translated from the coding sequence ATGGGTTATAAAAATAGTGACAACACTAATAACAAATTTTCCAGAAAATCAATGTCACCTTCCTTCACTGGTGGGAAGGGGAGGAAAACAGTTGGGAAGAAAGTGAAAAAGACTATTCCTAGAAAAACTGTAACTTGGTCTAGCTACAATGTTAATTCAGATAGTAATGAAGATAGTGATGAAGACATCGAAAATGATAGcgatgatgacgatgatgatgatgaagatgaagatgaagatgatgaaactgagcatcatcatcttgATGGGttatattcattaattggCAAAAAACCACAGGATTCAAGTAgcaatgatgatgatgaagatgagaagaataataagaatattTTCAGTTCAACTTCATCAGATGGGGATTCCGATGAGGCCATGTTTAGCTCCTCCGATGATGATTCtgatgttgattttgttaaATTACAGGCACAACAAAAAGCACATGCGTTAAAAGTGGCCCGAGCCAGAAAGGGATTAAAAAGCAAACCAAAGAATGAAAGTAATGATAACGCCATTGCCTCGAGCTCTGATTCTGAATCTGAACCTCTATCTGACTCTGACAATGAAGACGATGTTGCTAgtatgaaaaaattgaaaccaagaaaaacgagttttttaaaatatggTAGAAGAAGGTCGGATGCAGTTCTTCCCGacattaattttaaatttgaatttgatactGGTGAGAATGAGGAAGTAGATGCAGATCATCAACAAACTCATATTAGAGAgccagaagaagaagatattgGTGAAGAAGTGGATTACTCACCCGAGATTCCTGTGGACTCAACCAATGTTCCTTCTTtggaatttgaatttgatcaTCATTTAATAGATGTTCCAAAAATCAACGAAGAAGAGTTGAATTCAGATGAAGATTATGAGATTGATGACAATGAGTTGCTAGCAACCTTGCAAGCTGAAAATGATGCAGACGAGTTTCTACCCCCAATCATTAAAGAAAACGACCAACCACATCGTAATGATTCACTTATTTCTTCTAgcattgaagaagaagaagaacgCAATAATGGagatgatgacgatgatgacgaAAACGATccatttttgaaagaagaagagaaatATCTTGtgaatgaatttgaaaccaacgggtttgatgaaaatgaaaatgaagaagaagatgaggATGATTTGCACACTTTTGATAGTGATTTCTCAACTACTAATCGCATTGTGAATTCTTTCAAAGGCATTGGAGAAGATCGTAGTAAACCTATTGTTAAATATGAAAGCAGTGCTTCTGGTGGCAGTGATTacgatgaagatgattatattgatttgatcaacTTTGATGTTCCCTTGtttgatgataaaaatgGGAGTATCGGTAATGGAACGAAGAGTAGTCATCATAAAGGAGATAGTGATAAACtgaaaaaagataaaataaaacagaGATCCAATAGCAACCACAACagtgatgaagatgatgattctTATTTATGGAACTATTTCTTTAGTTCTGATAACGAATCATCAAGTGAAGAAGCTGAcgaaaaaaacaacaacccTAAACCAGTTAtcaaaaatagaaaaaacaaacagaATAAGAAGGCGTTGTCTACTAAAGCAATTACTGGAGCtgatgaattatttgaGCAAATTGAAAACGATAATACATTTAAGAGTAAGACCAAGCCTATACATCATGGTAATTCACTTTACAAGGCATACAGTGATTCACCAATGACTATCCAAGAACTTGGTGCTGGCCTTGGAGTAGGATctgatgacgatgataaTTATGATAGTAGTGAATCTACTGATGTTGATGAGAGTTTACCGAAATCATCGTCAAACAACAGTTTGGTTGGATCATCTAAAAAGGCAACAGAGGTGTTATCTTCGAAAACTGCTGATTATAGACCTCCTAAATTGGGTTCATGGGTTACTGTTGATTGTAAACCATTTGGAGTAATTGATGGATTGTCAACAAGAACATtgcaattgaataaatcaCAAGAACCAAGAAGTGCTGTCCAAAGTGGTGCTTCTCATTCTACTAGCATAGTGAATTCACCAAATGGAGCCGGTCTACCGACCACGTCATCAATGGCATCATCTCTTGCCACCAATTCACGCAAGAGTATAGTGGTTGGACCAACAAATGCATCACTGATGATATCATCTGACGATCTGGCATTGGGATtagatgaattattaaatgtgAGTGAGTTGgacaatgatgatgaaaatgatgtGAAAATATGGCGagatttcaataataatcaaaataagaaaaagatcCCCTTGGGTGCATTCAGAAATAAGTCGGTGctatataataatcatatatatcaagataatgataataatcatcatctcAATCATCGTCATTCAAATGTTGACAAGAAGTTTAACGGTAGTGGTCACataaagaaacaacaacctaTACGTCGCCAAAGTCAAtctaaaattgaaagacGTAGGGCATCAATAGTTGAGGCAGTTTCTCAAGGGTATAGGCCAACTAAGTCAGGGTTATTCAGTGAAACAGCATTGGCAGATGTTGAAGAGTTGTTCGGAGATGATCGTGACTTGATGGAATTGATACAAGGTTTatag
- a CDS encoding translation initiation factor eIF3 subunit, putative (no apparent S. cerevisiae orthologue), with protein MSQTNSFMHLVRPNVIAPAAGSANGPASIKIHAPAMLTILEIISQQVLNKRIIGTLLGSRSDDGLEMEIKDGFMVPINETGDSIAIEDQVHKSLYQLYKKAHPKETVLGWFGSSNQIDDITSLIHDFYSKGADRAFPFPAIYLNVEFLNEQNQIIEPKITTYIGAAVGKPVTNAQQIGWKTTNVNNSYIFTPIPNEVINATITERIAFKNLIDVKNNHHQNDTTATTTNNNNNTDDLSYLSQQLNKANNNVAQLLSYIENNGNKDQDIDLLRLLSNQLLNKPSILTNLPELEKLFKDHNQDVIMIEYLTKAVKDQIELNARLTASAEADKAR; from the coding sequence atgtcacaaacaaattcatttatgCATTTGGTGAGACCAAATGTTATAGCACCAGCTGCTGGATCTGCCAATGGACCAGCTAGTATAAAGATTCATGCTCCAGCAATGTTGACCATTTTAGAAATCATCTCACAACAAGTTTTAAATAAACGAATCATTGGTACATTATTAGGATCTCGATCTGACGATGGATTAGAAATGGAAATTAAAGATGGATTTATGGTTCCTATTAATGAAACTGGGGATTCTATTGCCATTGAAGATCAAGTTcataaatcattatatcaattatataaaaaagCTCATCCTAAAGAAACTGTTTTAGGATGGTTTGGAAGTTCGAATCAAATAGATGATATTACTAGTTTAATTCATGatttttattcaaaagGTGCTGATAGAGCATTCCCATTCCCTGCTATATATTTaaatgttgaatttttaaatgaacaaaatcaaattattgaacCTAAAATTACAACTTATATTGGTGCTGCTGTTGGTAAACCAGTTACTAATGCCCAACAAATTGGTTGGAAAACAACTAATGTCAATAATTCATACATTTTCACTCCTATTCCTAATGAAGTTATAAATGCCACCATTACTGAAAGAATCGCTTTTAAAAACTTGATTGATGtgaaaaataatcatcatcaaaatgACActactgctactactactaataataacaataatactGACGATTTATCATATTTGAgtcaacaattgaataaagCCAACAATAATGTTGCTCAATTGTTATCATacattgaaaataatggtaataaagACCaagatattgatttattaagaTTATTAAgtaatcaattattgaataaacCATCTATTTTAACTAATTTACcagaattagaaaaattatttaaagatCACAACCAAGATGTTATTATGATTGAATATTTGACTAAAGCCGTTAAAGaccaaattgaattaaatgcTAGATTGACCGCTTCTGCTGAAGCCGACAAAGCCCGTTAA